From the Lolium rigidum isolate FL_2022 chromosome 2, APGP_CSIRO_Lrig_0.1, whole genome shotgun sequence genome, one window contains:
- the LOC124687351 gene encoding 39S ribosomal protein L18, mitochondrial-like, which yields MAAVYPTTGALPTRHSPPSFLRPSSLSWSASITQHRAPLSPRLALSPPPAANRRSFVVRAAWTRRSRGELDKSPNRKSWKQRTDMYMRPFLLNVFFSKRFVHAKVMHRGTSKVIAVATTNAKDLRTTLPSLIDDNACRTIGRLIAERSMDADVFAMAYEPKKNERIEGKLGIVIDTIKEYGIIFA from the coding sequence ATGGCCGCCGTTTACCCCACCACGGGCGCCCTCCCCACGCGCCACTCCCCTCCCTCATTTCTCCGGCCGTCTTCCCTCTCCTGGTCCGCCTCCATCACCCAGCACCGCGCCCCCCTGTCACCGCGCCTCGCGCTCTCGCCGCCACCCGCGGCCAATCGGCGGTCCTTCGTGGTGCGCGCGGCGTGGACGCGGCGGTCGCGGGGCGAGCTGGACAAGAGCCCGAACCGCAAGTCGTGGAAGCAGCGCACGGACATGTACATGCGCCCGTTCCTGCTCAACGTCTTCTTCTCCAAGCGCTTCGTGCACGCCAAGGTCATGCACAGGGGCACCAGCAAGGTCATCGCCGTCGCCACCACCAACGCCAAGGACCTCAGGACCACGCTGCCGTCCCTCATCGACGACAACGCCTGCAGGACCATCGGCCGTCTCATAGCCGAGAGGTCCATGGACGCCGACGTCTTCGCCATGGCATACGAGCCCAAGAAGAACGAGAGGATCGAGGGGAAGCTCGGGATTGTCATCGACACCATTAAGGAGTATGGCATCATTTTTGCCTAG